The Hydra vulgaris chromosome 05, alternate assembly HydraT2T_AEP genome includes the window ttttttaattcattctaTAAAATGGAGACTGACAACTGATGATTAAtggaaataaatacaaattataaaaatcatgtATTATTACTAAATACTATATTAATGCTAGTctacaaagttaaaattaatttagagcATTGTTATTAGTTCTTTTGCGATTCGCACTTCCACTTCTGTCtctcaaatttataaaataggtGGTCAAAGCTTGCTCAATAGGTAGGTTCTCAGCATAACAATGCTTTTTTCTTACACTTTCTAAAGAGGCAAATTGAttacttattttacttaaattgtaGGGTTATCTATGCATAATGATGTCAGATGATGACCCGGTTTATTGAACAACTTCACCCTTTATCAAACTCAGTCAATTTTTTGCCATCTCCCATTGAAAATGATGTCAGTTTTTGTTATCGTATTATGATGATATATCTGAattgttaatataatataaaaaatgcatataccatcaatttttttctggttCAATTATACATTTATTCTCAACAgtactaaaagtaaaaaaaaaaaacataaattgttttttcagataagCAAGCTAATTTctgaatttaaattgttttttctatgATCCTCTACAGTTTTAAGCAACAAAAGCAAGAAGTTTTTAGACCACATTGTTGGTGTAAATACCTCTAAAACCTGCTCATagctagcataaattgttttactttttttttaaataaaatattttactttttttttttaattccattttttaattgacaCTATTTTGGTCTCACACTGCCCCTCTATCTACTGGCATTATTTATGGATGATTCCATAGcctaaatactatatatatatatatatatatttatatatatatatatatatatatatatatatattatttttactttatttacaaCACCATTTGATATACAACAAACCCTTACAAAGCTTACAATAATTCAGTTAAAATTCAATCTGAGTTATTGAAACgtaataaatttaacatcaaTAGAAAAGTAAAGCTGTCatcatttaaaatgtaaaggGTGTTGTCAAAGTATGTTGATAGTAAAATTAAGTTACTAATAAAATCACGTTCAACAATGATGAATATTCTTACTGTGGTAAGAATTAGTACTAGTTAACaaatttgaacaaataaatttaaaatagtaaaaaataatgaacaaataaCTTGAACTTGAACTAAATCTTGAATTTGAATTAATTGGATCTAATTTGTTCAAGcataaccttaaaaaataagtttgtataataaattttatgtataactAGTTATACATATAGTTAACTATCAGGAGTTATATGTATAACTGCAtgcattttaaagcattttatttaatttatataatactttagatcatattactttaaatactGGACCCAGAGACTTTATTCCCAATTACACTGTGGTACTCCAGATTAAAAGTTTCTGTAAATATCCTGTTTTTGTTCCTCAATGTACTTCTTTAGTCCCTTAAGTTTTATGAaccttattatatataaagttaaaagtttttgaacctaaaaaaagttacagaaaCCTCCCTATCTCCCccctattttaattttttttttttaataaaaaaaatttgacttttaaaCCTGCATTTCTTTGTGGGACATTGCAGTGTCCCATGCATGCATGCTTGGTTTTTGACAACATTAGAACTTGCAACAGTCAATTGTTTGCAGATAATATACTCAAGAACTATATTCAAATATCAACATGTTAGAGAATGTTCATATGATATTTGAACatcacaaatttaataatattgttgtgatatgttatataaataattccATAATAGATTATGATATGAAAATAAGATAGGATATGAAGGCAATGatcaaagaataaatttacttatagaaatttagatgtttgtttattagtttcagaatattatattatgtgtGACCGCGGCCTTCTATAATAACAAGCCTTGACATCGCGCAACAAAGTTGTTAAACTGAAGGCCAATTCCTAATACTGTGTTTACATTTTCATCTATTAATATTAGACGAAAGTTTGTGTTCgcgcttttttaataaatctttaaaatgtgattagtttataaattagataGCCCAACATCAAGACGATAACGTTGAAAGGTTCAAGGCGTTAACATTGTAAGGTAATAATATTGTCAAACTAacgataagtttttttaataattaaaatgccTTTAAAATGCCTTTAAAATGCTGTGTATCTCTTTGCAAGTCGAACTATCTcaactacaacaaaaatatcaatttatacaACTACAATATCAATCAcaactacaacaaaaatatcaatactCAACTAcgacaaaaatatcaatttataaattcCCGAAGAATCTAGAGGAGAGAAAAAGATGTAGTGAAGCTATCCCAAGAACTGGTTTTATTGTTACAGACTATACAGCATTATGTCAACTGCATTGGCCAAATGAAGCACCTTTTGAAAGCAAATATGGGAAGCAACGACCTTTAAACCCAccatctgtttttaaaatattccgCCAAGTTGTTTTGCCACACCAGCAagtaaagttagaaaaaatgtaactttaagcGGTTTTCGAAACATTTTACCAGATGAGTTAAATGATTTTCTAAAAGAGGATGAACTTATATTTGACGATATTCAATCTTTGTTAAGTGATAATAACGATGTTATTGTTTTCtagcttaataaaaaaagtttgcacaTACAATCAAAATTGTACAAACTTGGTGttccattatttattttagtaattttcaaTGATTATTCATTTGTAGCTAACCATAATGGCACAATTTGTAATATTTCATATTTAgctgtaaacaaattaaagttaattaaaacaaaatcagcTTTATTAGAAGCAgttagatttttgaaaaataaagaaagttcgCTTCAGTCAAATATTCTATTCGAACACCTTAATGCTATGAGAAAAGTTAATGTTGGTAAAGTTTTATATACTTCAGATATTATATGTAGACCATATGAGTATTTTGCTATGCGACGAAGTTTATATGATTGTTTGTGTATTGACTACAAGTTGCCAAATATAAGGACTTTAACCCTGTTGagatatattgataaaactttttttcgcTTGAATCAACTTTTGTTGGTGTTTTTTATTGTTGGTGATTTTTATTGTTaccatttttagcaaaaaaaattaaaaatacagttatctttttaatatatagatatatactttGTTATGGTTCTGCTTGTTATTGAtactatttaatattacataaatattcttaataaaatttgaaatacgaaaaatatgattatcttttaacaattttttggttttctttttatatttccGTCTTTTCTAGAGattattattagaaaacatAGACTGCCATTACACCCtacctaatataaaaatatatcaatataagTAAAAGTGAAAGTTTAATCGGCCTTCAGTTTTTACGGCATTTTGCGCGATGTCAAGGCCTGTGATTATAGAAGTCTACATCATTGAAAAAGTaggtttttacatttttgtttttgtttttttgtttaactacttATCCTTATTGATCACTTTTTTTCAGGATTCTCCTCAGGGGTTCAAGCTCATTACGCATAATATGTGTTTAATTACGCATAATACGTTAGTCATTGTAAGTAATAAATTAGGAAATAATTATTTGTGAAATATTGTAGTCATTAATGACTTCAAACTggctaataattaaaattgctctctctctctctttctctctctctctctctctctctctctctctctctctctctctctctttatatatatatatatttgtatttatatattattttttttagaaaatgtttgaAGAAAGTTAGAAGATACTAAAAACCTTGGTATTATACAAGCCGAAGCgatttaattaattcaattgACAAAAAACGGCGTGTAAAtcgcaaaagaaaaaataatatttttaatattcgtTTTGGATGTATTGATTAatagcatttattttaaaataaattcattttgcaacacgttttttaattttataaaatttcgtcATAATAGTTTAAGGTAAATCCCACATAGGTTATAGGTGGAAAACATCACATGTAAAAGATCAAAAATGCTACACGTTTTGAATACCAAATGGGATAAAGTAGCAAATACCAGATTAAGTTAAGCCTCTCTGAAAGCTTCgatgattaattttaaattactatttaagtaatttttaaattaaaagaattttaaaaattatcatagaAGCATTCGGACTTTCATTTGTCTAGTATTGACTACTTTTATATCATTTGGATTAAAATATGTGGCATTTAAGATCTATAACATGTAGTATTTTCCACCTATATCCCATGTAGGATTTACCACATAAAACCCATGTGGGATTTACCATATGAAACCCACATGGGACAAAATAATAATCCCCATATGGGTTACATATGGTAAAAACCCACGCGTATCCCATATGGGATTTACCATATGGAATCCATGTGGGATTTACCATATGAAACCCACATGGGACAAAATAATAATCCCCACATGGGTTACATGTGGAAAAAATCCACGCGTATCCCATGTGCGCTTTTTCACTGGGTTGTGACGGCCTAATCTTTTGGAGTGACGGTCAGTCTTATTCTAACatcaaatatgaattttttttcaaaaattacataGTTGGTGCTAGGAAAAATTAGCAAGACGGTCAATTATTTAGAAATAGCGATTtaatatgtgtttttttaaataaatgctgTTTCATTTGTAACATTTAGTTTACAacatttactgtttttaaataatgaataattgCATGTAACAACACCAATATTATGTAATTATGGTAACAATACCACACcacgtctttaaaaaaaaaaaatgtctttagcTGTcaagtaaagtatttattttaaataaatatctatttaaataGTTCAAATGCACAATTGTAAAATTcatgagtaaaaataaaatactgagtttcgttaaaataaacttttaataacataattttcttattaacgCTTTTGTTGTATTTCTTTTCTATATGTCACTTTTTGAGCATCATATTGTAGATAAAGAAATCCGAGAAAGAATATACTATGCATTTGAAAAATCCACTACCACTTTGTGGCGATATTAAAGTAGATTTCTTTCAcgaagatttatttaaaaaggtgtttatattttattgttgataaacaaatttttctatattattgtttttttgttttttcgtaATGTGTTCGTGATTTTCTGATTGTAGGAACgcatgtttgtttttaatatcatGTAGGAACGcctgtttgtttttattgtaggaacgcatgtttgttttttggtttaataCTACTTTTTTGGAGTACGACTTAACGTCAACTCGCccaattacaaacaaaaatgaCAACGTAAAACACATCTTGTTCAGTAAAAATGAGCTTGATAAAgcaaataaagacaaaaaacacaaattttttcctgagaattttaaggtttttgattttatattggtattatatcaaaacttttataaatatcttttttattgagTTGTTTTTTAACTGTTCATTGGATTTTAGCTATCTTTAAACATCACACTTCCTGAAAATGGGAAAGAAAATATAGATAAAGGATGTAATAATAAAGAAGCGAAACAATGTGgtgataaattaaaatctaatgaaaataaaaatgagaaattaaATTCCTCATCTACAGATAAATTTAATGAACTTAGCGATACACTAAAAATTTCACCAACTTCCCCTGAAAATTTTAGTAGGACATTATCTCCGCTTTCTAAAAAACGAGAGAGCCCTGCCTCAAACAATGGTGATTCTCTTACTCGTTCCTTAAGTCCATCTTTAGACACCCTAACTGTAGATGATACACCTAGAGTAGAAGAAGAGCAATTAAGTGATGacgaagaagaagaagaagaagaagaagaagaagaagaagaagaagaagaagaagaagaagaagaagaagaagaagaagaagaagaagaagaagaa containing:
- the LOC136080899 gene encoding glutamic acid-rich protein-like; amino-acid sequence: MHLKNPLPLCGDIKVDFFHEDLFKKERMFVFWFNTTFLEYDLTSTRPITNKNDNVKHILFSKNELDKANKDKKHKFFPENFKLSLNITLPENGKENIDKGCNNKEAKQCGDKLKSNENKNEKLNSSSTDKFNELSDTLKISPTSPENFSRTLSPLSKKRESPASNNGDSLTRSLSPSLDTLTVDDTPRVEEEQLSDDEEEEEEEEEEEEEEEEEEEEEEEEEEEEEEEEEEEEEEEEEEEEEEEEEEEEEEEEEEEEEEEQVMKI